From the genome of Glycine soja cultivar W05 chromosome 14, ASM419377v2, whole genome shotgun sequence:
aaagtatataaataaaatacttaaatatgaTTTAGGTCTCTATTAAacgattcatttttattttaggttgttaattaaaaaatttgttacatTAGATCCCTAATATATTAAAGCTTTTTGCTTCAAGTCTCTATCGACAAGTGATTACACATGACATAATTTGAATAGCCAATTATATTGGGAAGCATGGACAAATGATCATGTATATagatatgtattttaaaattagttaatgtaaaattttgtaaaattaattatttatgttattattaataattataataatcatcAAGGTTAGTTAGTGTAAAATTAGTTgtgtttattgttattattgttatgattaagacaataattataataaaattgtaaaaaattactaattgtgtgtttgttgtttttatgATAGTGGTTAAGATTATTatcatctaaaataaaaattagtttcaattttatgtaaaaatatagtaaatattttttttttaaaaaaatattacttattaGAAGATAGACATTTAAAACAATtacaaaaaggaagaaattttTCTGGCCCCCCTTTAATAAGTTtctggattcatccattttgggaagatatattaaaaaagtatCATATCATCACTTAATTGAAGACaataattcaaaacaaaagttttGATATATCCAAGATTTAATGTAATGAAATTTATTAGgagtttaaaacaaaaatcaatcatTTATCATAgacctaaaacatattttagcctaaataaaataaaataaaatacatttattgttaatattttataaacataatttaCTTAACTCATAGAATTGATACAATTGTATAAGATCGTGTTTTGTTCACATGTAGGAGAACTATGCATTTAGCAGAAGAACttgtgtttaattttctttatgtgCAAAATTTTCTTAAGCAGCGACAATCACGCCCTGTAAACAGATTAGTCTCTGACCTAATGGGTTGGGAGACACTTGTGATCTCTGACCCAAGATCCATAAAGCATAACCCCTCTgttcttatttataagattcaattatctaattcatcaatattaaagaaaataattaatttagttgataacaataaatttatcttaaatttgtaatctttttcaaaactatcattgTCATTAATACTCATATATCTTCTAACCTCTCTTCTTTTAATTAGGGGTATTTCTAGCGTGAAAATAACTAACGCACTGAACATTATATATTGGatcttataaaaatcaacaaacattattttaaatttggatcttataaataaaaatatggaaGGAGTAAGGTATTTTGAATAAAGCCTATTGCATTGTAAAATACACATAGACATCAATATGGGCCACAAAAATACCAAATTGTGAGTCACCTTCAAGCGAATCATAAAAATACCAATTCGATTGGATCCACCATGGGTTGGGGGTTAGGTGAGTcggttttctatttttaaaaaacaaaaaatatgtttggtaagagtatttttagaaattgttttcaaaactaatattttttggtttttcaaatATAGAATAGGAACATCTCTAAGtagttttgttttctatttttagtttgCCATTACATATATTCttcattgcattgtttcatctctttctcccttTATACCCTTTCAAAATTAGtttctaaaagttattttataaaataactttaaaaattataaacataaataCAAATAGATATGATAAAACTGGCTACCCTGTAGGCCAGCCTGCTGTGAGTTGATAATGGATGATTTCATGTGAGATTTTCACTAGGGTTCTCTCATTGAAAAAAACCTCCACTATTAAAATTCATgtcttttttcattattatctaaattttctctttcttattttgaattaaagacTAAGATTTCACGTAACAAAATATCACATGAGAATATCCAATTCCGAATCAAAACTCGTTGTGAGTTGTACGATATACTGGGCCAACCAAAAAAGTCTGAATCCAATTTAGGCTTCGAGGCTCAAGTCTCGTGAAAGTCTAACATTTTAagtttaatataactttttacaaattttgtgTCACGATCAAATTAGGTTAacaacctctctctctctttctttaaaGATCATGACCGTGAAacttataaaatattgtttctttgtgggataaataattatttttgtccctGAATATGTAATTCGTTGATAAATACatccctaaaagatgaaaatataaaatttaatctctaaaagtataaaaagtacaacaaatatATCCGACCGTTAACTTCatcgttaataaaataatctactTGGCACAAAAGAGTGAATTTGTTATTGAAATAATTACCAACGTGGTCATGCTGACTAGATTGGATAAAAATGACAGTAAGATATCATTTTGGACTtaaatgtcagtaattttttattggacgaaaaatgtcaatattttttattggaggaaaatgttagtaatttattttgaacCAAAATGTCAGTACATTTCATTAGACTAAAATACCAATAAGTTATCAGTAAGTTTTTATTGGACCTAAATATCAATATGTGTCTATTATACTAATTTGTTAGATCCAAAATTTCgtttcatttaagggtaaaatataattttagaaaaaattttcgttatttttttatcgttacaaacataacattaaaataattacttaaaaaaatattgacaaacataatttaaaacaaacataataataacgataatattgattatcaacCATAATTTATCCGTgacaataaaaatcatataaaataaacattatactagtttaccaaaataaatattgtaacaTTGTACCAATCATTACAATAAtttccaaattataataattagtcacaatctactataaataaaaaataaatatatcttatatttcactttttcgaatcttaattttttttattaacggtATCGGACGAAAGTTAACGTCTGAATATATTTATCGTACTTTGTACATTTTTCgagattaaatttaatattttcaacgCATTTGTCAGCAGAGTGGGAAGACAAAAagtcaagaaaatattatatgaaaaatatgtccCTATTTTGGCAATTAGAGATGATTAAGTTGATCATCATTTGAGTGACAAATTCATCCATTTATATCACATACACTATcttattaacaataaaaaatgaaaattaacggcgaatatatttgtcacacttttttatattttcggtgcacattcaaaaccaaaagtaTTCATTTAtcctttataatattttatcaacTTCAGGCCCTGAATTTCCCCACGTGCTCGTGCTCATCTGGTCTTACTGAGTCAGCCCCATACGTGACTGCACCTTATCATTTGGCCACGTGCCCACACTCGTTTTACGCTCTTTCGGAGAACACGTTTAGAGCTCCAAAATCGTGGAGCACCTTCGCCTCCTTCCTCACTATATAACACCCTTCCGCCGTCAatttccataaaaaataatcttcacAACAATCTTAGAAATAAACCTACATATCCAACCCTCATATAAATACGCCATTACCCTACAACCATATATTATACACATAGCTAGACATGGTGAAACCAGCCATGGCTAGTGTtgattcttcttccttttcttcttgtaaaaatGATTCATTTTCCTCTAACTACAGCATTGATACTTGCAAGATGTACAAAGGGGTAAGGAAGAGAAAATGGGGCAAATGGGTGTCCGAAATTCGGCTTCCCAACAGCCGTGAGCGCATATGGTTGGGGTCCTATGACACCCAAGTGAAGGCGGCCAGAGCATTTGATGTCGCACTTTATTGCCTACGTGGCAAAAGTGCGAGTTTCAACTTTCCTGACACACCTCGACACTTGGAAATTAATATGGTGTTACCATGTGACATACAACAACAACCTCTCTCCCATCCGGAGATTCAAGAGATAGCCTCGAAGTTTGCGAACAACGACCACGTCCCTTTGGAGGAGGAGAGTGcttttcaagaacaagaacaagaccCCTCGATGGAGTCACAAAGTGACGAGTCTAAATCTGCCAATACAATAACGGAGATGAGCAACTTCCCTAATATTTATGATGGTGGAACTCATACTAATGTACAAGTGGATCAATTACAAGGGGATTGGGACAGCATGGATTggacattttttaacatgttGGATGACTTGAATGGCTCGGATTTTGGCCTCTATTTGGGGCCAGACAAGTTGCACCCGGGTGAGTTTTTGTGTCCCACTCAAGCTCCAATGCTTTTTCATGAGGATGAAATTGAAggtgatgatgatcatgatgctTTTTCTAACCATTCCTTACTTTGGAGTTGGAACTTTTGATTCACCTGCAAATTAACTTAGATACCCTCTACTTTGCATAAGTTTCAACTAGTAAATAATTACTAGCAAGCAAGCCTCtctattatgtttttttgtagCCATTTATACATGGCTGTTTCTCAATTATAATAGTTAGGCTATGACTAGA
Proteins encoded in this window:
- the LOC114384939 gene encoding ethylene-responsive transcription factor ERF017-like, with protein sequence MVKPAMASVDSSSFSSCKNDSFSSNYSIDTCKMYKGVRKRKWGKWVSEIRLPNSRERIWLGSYDTQVKAARAFDVALYCLRGKSASFNFPDTPRHLEINMVLPCDIQQQPLSHPEIQEIASKFANNDHVPLEEESAFQEQEQDPSMESQSDESKSANTITEMSNFPNIYDGGTHTNVQVDQLQGDWDSMDWTFFNMLDDLNGSDFGLYLGPDKLHPGEFLCPTQAPMLFHEDEIEGDDDHDAFSNHSLLWSWNF